One stretch of Nicotiana tabacum cultivar K326 chromosome 18, ASM71507v2, whole genome shotgun sequence DNA includes these proteins:
- the LOC142172496 gene encoding uncharacterized protein LOC142172496 — MLKKNAPSWGEKQDEAVKEIKEIFKIVMCLYIPSDGKKIFQTDTSNEYWSVVLFEEKDGQRKICGYASGKFKDAEQHYHSTFKEILAVKNGIKKFNFFLIYTKFLIEMDMKAFPKMIQINAKIIPNPQILRWA, encoded by the coding sequence ATGCTCAAGAAAAATGCTCCATCATGGGGAGAGAAACAAGATGAAGCAGTCAAGGAAATAAAGGAGATTTTTAAAATTGTGATGTGCCTCTATATACCTTCAGACGGTAAGAAGATATTTCAAACTGATACCAGTAATGAATATTGGAGTGTCgttctatttgaagaaaaagatggcCAGAGGAAAATATGTGGATATGCCAGTGGAAAGTTCAAAGATGCCGAGCAACATTATCACTCCACTTTCAAGGAAATTCTTGCAGTAAAGAATGGaatcaagaaattcaatttcttccttatttatacaaaatttctgATAGAAATGGATATGAAGGCCTTTCCAAAGATGATCCAgataaatgcaaaaattattcCCAATCCTCAGATTCTCAGATGGGCTTAA